The following are from one region of the Oncorhynchus tshawytscha isolate Ot180627B unplaced genomic scaffold, Otsh_v2.0 Un_contig_14897_pilon_pilon, whole genome shotgun sequence genome:
- the LOC112261255 gene encoding up-regulator of cell proliferation — translation MDLLSKTGLEDHYENKLMLSTVLEINADTTSDEPLTTMQSLPGAFLKKLMMANVNARSVKCLTTDQEVSYCGVDNLDTDQEVSYFDVDNLDTDTDSSDVINPLDLITALFLCSDGFLQQEMVQKMSMCQFAVPLLLPNCDTKQSTLMLWALRDIVKKFRSSSQTATKAFVEERIVLSDVPMVSFVKLGESSLSKSQILNKLLSNPQQYHDTFVHRDMECGDASRQISDGLVEIIWYLPCGNRNIDMFTEPVAVANLRGDIRSFETQFSFLCQTSAAVYIFTDDLEADFFKILKSKKTKAELFLVVNSQRKMFRVDILKKLIRNCGINEKNVIVKNKQNDAEFVKILQSSVGDIIKKSPNRLTIENMADMTHQMGIWVDEDCDECQSAWKMADEITRNITDPIKFKNEKLPLQGQIWKEISQLEKEMCRLRKAGDQDIEHYKSSLKKKEKELREKQHTFDMSDSMASFILGLSSSGAERSYFLKWMRINLDNLSRQNLSVLRGRYKDLCQNTQEKKDDIKDLDKQLSDCSLGLEHFLRELGQLYEASCSLPESSQHRKQMELLPGLCAQMLLDGFPVELLDGDASNIPLKWISAVLTQLHTLVQSNSKIRVVTVLGVQSTGKSTLLNTMFGVQFAVSSGRCTRGAFMLLIKVNKDFKEELKCDFIMVIDTEGLKSPELSQLDDSHEHENELATLVIGLSDVTIINMAMENSTEMKDILQIAVHAFIRMKEVGKKPICHFVHQNVSDMSAHDNNMRDRKKLLEQLNEMTQAAARMEKKENITKFTDVMEYDPDTSSCYIPGLWHGTPPMAPVNAGYSEAVCGFKKTLMKDFRKCQRNYDLTHFLKWTQSLWEAVKFEKFIFSFRNSLVADAYSRLCSEYNGWEWAFQKEMYKWMVSAETKISNIGMTDQHPQRSIRDVLQDLMIEASEKLSEGEKEIQGNLVKYFEKQDGHVNLVEKYREDFLSSAKTLRRETENTVRNKLLGAVEIKEGMTELDDIKCSQASTLERKVLALLQTCKQNRSVLSDEALREDFERMWKKTLSEIKFRGLPRRHVAQDAFRILHDHLSMRSGYVNSMLVGNSLVDCGKTPFVVESGDWWQKTKGFVMRLNRDHLRMKLQELCDNIIKKCQEFITQKVKNKTDYHETFIKELLEIIDETSQQNKKRKVPEECEVKLKLHICGIAARTFQKKHDDFIAFNDPRKCLEQSKNKYLTLFIDLFHNRDQCLNKAEEFSKLCLQPAVQDYVTKMICPDVIDEVKTGKGSEDYSTRTSFQFSILKQLLTDGEYEKYREYINRYESFVKDWLFDHIVQQLSKDKKLEKLENKHVSEIVKIITVAISKIRNTTHTVKYIKTFIQNMCCALEEKLVFPKDVLDSIMTLNYSANTEQFADDLTGFVGKMEQSLAAKYEKEGDIKERLKSLPFKPQDKMFTSLFGCGKQCPFCCAPCEAGGKEHTKHFTSIHRPQGVTGWVNLKTTVLRTDICSSSVISYRKFNTNLTEGKPHLYKDYQTYYPDWTITGDPSIKASDYWKYVMATFNETIAKDTHALPADIPEDWKALTTDDALKSLKNAFNMK, via the coding sequence ATGGATCTGTTGTCAAAGACTGGACTAGAAGATCATTATGAAAACAAGCTGATGTTAAGTACTGTCCTTGAGATAAATGCTGATACTACATCAGATGAACCTCTTACCACCATGCAGTCACTTCCAGGGGCCTTCCTGAAGAAATTAATGATGGCAAATGTGAATGCTAGGAGTGTTAAATGTCTGACCACTGACCAGGAGGTTTCCTATTGTGGTGTAGACAACCTGGACACTGACCAGGAGGTTTCTTATTTTGATGTAGACAACCTGGACACTGACACTGATAGTAGCGATGTAATTAATCCACTGGACCTGATAACTGCCCTGTTTCTGTGCTCAGATGGTTTCCTGCAGCAGGAGATGGTCCAGAAAATGTCCATGTGTCAGTTTGCTGTTCCTCTGCTGCTGCCCAACTGTGACACAAAACAAAGCACGTTGATGCTGTGGGCCTTAAGGGACATAGTGAAAAAGTTCAGATCTTCTTCACAAACAGCCACAAAGGCTTTTGTGGAAGAGAGAATAGTACTCTCTGATGTTCCTATGGTGTCCTTTGTTAAGTTAGGAGAGAGCAGCTTGTCCAAGTCTCAGATTTTGAACAAGTTGCTAAGTAACCCTCAACAGTACCATGACACATTTGTTCATCGTGATATGGAATGCGGAGATGCATCTCGACAAATCTCAGATGGCCTCGTTGAAATAATTTGGTACCTTCCATGTGGGAACAGAAACATAGACATGTTCACAGAGCCTGTGGCTGTTGCCAATCTCAGAGGAGACATCAGGTCATTTGAAACACAGTTCTCCTTTCTGTGTCAAACATCAGCGGCAGTTTACATTTTCACTGATGACTTAGAGGCAGATTTCTTCAAGATCTTGAAAAGCAAAAAAACCAAGGCAGAGTTATTTCTGGTTGTCAACTCTCAAAGAAAAATGTTCAGAGTAGACATATTGAAAAAACTTATCAGAAACTGCGGTATCAATGAAAAAAACGTGATTgtgaaaaataaacagaatgatgCAGAATTTGTCAAAATCCTGCAGTCCTCTGTGGGTGACATCATCAAAAAAAGTCCAAACCGACTGACAATTGAGAACATGGCTGACATGACTCACCAGATGGGGATTTGGGTTGATGAAGACTGTGATGAGTGTCAGAGTGCTTGGAAGATGGCAGATGAAATCACCAGGAACATCACAGACCCAATCAAATTCAAAAATGAAAAGCTACCTTTACAAGGTCAAATCTGGAAAGAGATTTCCCAGTTGGAGAAAGAGATGTGTAGACTGAGAAAAGCAGGGGATCAAGACATTGAACACTACAAGAGCTCTCTGAAGAAAAAGGAGAAAGAGCTGAGAGAGAAGCAACACACATTTGACATGTCAGATTCAATGGCAAGCTTCATTTTAGGATTGTCAAGTTCAGGAGCGGAGCGTTCCTATTTCCTCAAATGGATGCGGATAAATCTGGACAATCTGTCACGACAGAATCTGTCTGTCTTAAGGGGCCGGTACAAAGATCTTTGCCAAAATACTCAGGAGAAAAAAGATGACATTAAAGATTTGGATAAGCAGTTATCTGACTGTTCCCTGGGACTTGAACACTTCCTGCGTGAGTTGGGACAGTTATATGAAGCTTCCTGCTCCCTTCCTGAAAGTAGCCAACATCGGAAACAGATGGAGCTTCTCCCTGGATTGTGTGCTCAGATGCTGTTGGATGGTTTTCCCGTTGAGCTTCTGGATGGAGATGCATCAAATATCCCTCTGAAATGGATATCAGCTGTTCTGACTCAGCTTCATACTCTTGTCCAATCCAACAGCAAGATCCGGGTTGTGACAGTTTTGGGGGTTCAAAGTACAGGGAAGTCCACTCTCCTCAACACCATGTTTGGGGTCCAGTTTGCTGTCAGCAGTGGAAGATGCACCAGAGGGGCCTTCATGCTACTGATTAAAGTCAACAAAGACTTCAAGGAGGAGCTGAAATGTGACTTCATCATGGTCATTGACACAGAGGGGTTGAAATCGCCAGAGTTGTCTCAACTAGATGATAGCCATGAACATGAAAATGAATTGGCAACACTGGTGATTGGACTCAGTGATGTCACTATCATCAACATGGCCATGGAGAACTCCACAGAGATGAAAGACATTCTGCAGATTGCTGTTCATGCTTTTATCAGGATGAAGGAAGTGGGGAAGAAGCCTATATGTCATTTTGTGCACCAGAATGTGTCAGACATGTCTGCTCATGACAACAACATGAGGGACAGAAAGAAGTTGTTGGAACAGTTGAATGAAATGACCCAGGCAGCAGCCAGAATGGAGAAGAAGGAGAATATCACCAAGTTCACTGATGTGATGGAGTATGATCCAGACACAAGCAGCTGCTACATCCCAGGACTCTGGCATGGGACTCCCCCTATGGCTCCAGTCAATGCTGGCTACAGTGAGGCTGTGTGCGGCTTCAAGAAGACCTTGATGAAAGATTTCAGAAAATGCCAGAGAAATTATGACTTGACACATTTCCTGAAGTGGACACAAAGCTTGTGGGAGGCAGTGAAATTTGAGAAATTCATCTTTAGTTTCAGAAACAGCTTGGTTGCAGATGCATACTCCAGATTATGCTCGGAGTACAATGGTTGGGAATGGGCCTTCCAGAAAGAGATGTATAAATGGATGGTGAGTGCTGAAACTAAAATATCCAATATTGGCATGACAGATCAACATCCCCAGAGGTCCATAAGAGATGTGCTACAAGACTTGATGATAGAAGCATCTGAGAAGCTTTCGGAGGGAGAAAAGGAAATCCAAGGCAATCTAGTGAAATACTTTGAAAAGCAAGATGGCCATGTCAATCTGGTGGAAAAATACAGGGAGGACTTTCTGTCCAGTGCCAAAACACTGAGacgagagacagaaaacacagtgaGGAACAAACTGCTGGGAGCTGTTGAGATCAAAGAGGGGATGACAGAACTGGATGACATCAAGTGCTCACAAGCAAGTACACTAGAAAGAAAAGTGCTGGCTTTGCTTCAAACCTGTAAACAGAACAGATCTGTCCTATCGGATGAGGCCCTCAGAGAAGATTTTGAAAGAATGTGGAAGAAAACTCTGTCTGAGATTAAATTCAGAGGACTCCCAAGAAGACATGTTGCTCAGGATGCCTTCAGAATTTTACATGACCATTTATCTATGAGGTCGGGTTACGTCAATAGTATGTTGGTTGGAAACAGCTTGGTTGATTGTGGGAAGACACCCTTTGTTGTAGAGTCAGGGGATTGGTGGCAGAAGACTAAAGGCTTTGTGATGCGCTTGAATAGAGACCATCTCAGGATGAAACTGCAAGAGTTGTGTGACAACATCATAAAAAAGTGTCAGGAGTTTATAACCCAGAAGGTGAAAAACAAAACAGATTACCATGAAACTTTCATCAAAGAGCTGCTTGAAATAATTGATGAAACATctcaacaaaacaagaaacgtaaaGTTCCTGAGGAATGTGAGGTTAAACTGAAGCTGCACATCTGTGGCATAGCAGCAAGAACATTTCAGAAGAAACATGATGATTTCATTGCATTCAATGACCCAAGGAAGTGTCTGGAACAGTCTAAGAACAAGTACCTTACACTCTTCATAGACTTATTTCATAACCGAGACCAGTGCCTAAATAAAGCTGAGGAGTTCTCAAAGCTGTGTTTGCAGCCAGCTGTACAGGACTATGTGACCAAAATGATATGTCCTGATGTGATTGATGAAGTGAAGACCGGTAAAGGGTCAGAGGATTACAGCACACGGAcgtccttccagttctctattTTGAAACAACTCCTGACAGATGGAGAATATGAGAAATATAGAGAATACATAAACCGATATGAAAGTTTTGTGAAGGACTGGCTGTTTGACCACATTGTTCAACAACTCTCAAAGGACAAAAAACTGGAGAAATTGGAGAATAAACATGTTTCAGAGATAGTCAAGATAATCACTGTGGCAATTTCAAAGATTAGAAACACAACCCACACTGTAAAATATATCAAGACATTCATTCAGAATATGTGCTGTGCCCTTGAAGAAAAGCTTGTTTTTCCAAAGGATGTTCTGGATTCCATCATGACTCTGAACTACTCTGCTAACACAGAACAGTTTGCTGACGACCTCACAGGGTTTGTGGGAAAAATGGAACAGTCACTGGCAGCTAAATATGAGAAGGAAGGAGACATCAAAGAGAGACTCAAATCTCTGCCATTTAAGCCTCAGGACAAGATGTTCACCAGTCTGTTTGGATGTGGCAAGCAATGTCCATTCTGCTGTGCACCCTGTGAAGCAGGAGGCAAGGAGCATACCAAACACTTCACCTCTATTCACCGTCCACAAGGTGTCACTGGTTGGGTGAATTTAAAGACAA